TGGGCAGGGGGCGTCCCTCGACGAAGACTCGACAGCTCCGGTTTTCCCGGTCCGGCAACATCCCCTCGAACCGGTCCACCAGGTGGCCCAGGGTGTCCGGCCCGAAGAGGGTCACCCCGTCCCCCGGGACGGTACGGTCGTAGACCCCCAGGACCCCGGGGATTCCCTCCGGCACCGGATGCCCGGGGGCTCGCACCCAGATCTTGGGGACCGGGATCTCCTTGCCTCCTTCAAGAAGGACCAGGTCTCGATCGGCGAAAAACCTCCCCACCCACCGCCTCGGGTCCTCCTCCGGCGAGCCCGCCTCGTAGCGGATGCCGTCGGGCCCCCAGAGCACCGCATCCCCCCGATCCCCCAGGACCCCGCCGGAGTCCGTCCCTACCGGGGAAAGGACCGGCTCTGCGGTGCGCTTCACGTACCCCGTGCGGACCCCTCGGGCCTCCAGCCTCTCCAGAATCTCCCTGCATAGGGTTGTCTTCCCGCTGTCCTTGTAGCCGCAAACCCCCACCAACAGGATCATGTTCCACCTCCATCCCCGGAAGAAGCCCTTCGCTCCCCCTCCCTCAGGATCGTCCGGTAGCTCTCCAACAGAAAAAGGCTTAAGGAGAGAAGCATGGGCCCCAGGAAGAGCCCTAGAAAACCCCAGGCCGCCAGCCCCCCCAGCACCCCCACGAACACCAGAAGCACGTGGGCCTTGCTCCCCTCGGAGATGAACAGGGGGCGCAGGAAGTTGTCCACGGTGCTCACCACGCCTCCCCCCCAGAGGAGCAGAAGGACGCCCTCCTGGGTGTGTCCCGTCATCAGAAGGACGATCCCCCCGGGGGCCCAGACCACCGGGGTTCCCACGAAGGGGATCATGCCCGTGACGAACATCGCCCCGCCGAAGAAGACGGGATGGGGAAGCCCCACGAACCACCAGCCGAGCCCCCCCAGGGTGGCCTGGATGGCGGCGGTGAACATGATGCCGTAGACCACCGCCTGGAGCATCTTCTGCGTCCGCAGGGACAGGGCCTTCTTTTCGTGGAACGGCAGGGGGAGCAGGTCCCCCACGAAGGCGACCATGGCCCTCCCGTCCCGCACCAGGAAGAAGGAGGAGATGGTGATCACCACCAGGCTGAAGAACGAGTGGAAGGCGTTGGCCACCATCCCCCGAGAAAGGGCCGTCAGGCCCGCCCCGACCCAACGCCCCGTCTCCCCCAACAGGGCCTTCAGCTCCGGAACGCGAAAGAACAGGGGGCCCAGCACGGAGGCTCCGGAGGCGTGGACCCGGGAAAGGAGGGCGTCCACCCCCTCTCGGTCCAAAAGGGGCAACCATTCGGACAGAACCCCGTAGAGGCGCACCGCCTCTCGGCCCAAAGACACCGCCACCGTCCCCAGAGGGATGGCCAGGAAGAGGAGGATGATCCCCGTGGTGAGGGCCGCCGCCAGGTTGGCCCACCGCCCCCCGAAGACGCGCTGGTGAAGGAACCGATAGGCGGGGTAGGCGAAGTAGGAGAACACCGCCGACCAGGCCAGGGGACGCAACAGGGGCAGAGCCATCCAGCAGGTGAGCCCCAGGACCCCGAGAAGCAACGCCACGAACGGAACGGGGCTGTTGCGGATGCGACGCCCCACCTCTTGCCGAGCTTCCCGACCCATGCAAACCCCTCCTTGGATTGTCCGACCGGACCCGCGGCGCTTCGCGCCGATCCCTGTTTCCCTTCCTGCTATAATGACTCCAGACTCGCCCAAGAAGGTGACGATGTGGCAGAGCAGGAAGGCTCGATCGTTCGGGTTCCCCTTCAGTCCCTGGACACCTACGACGGGGTCGTGGCGGAAGACGTGACCTCTCCGGAGGGAGCGCTGCTCCTGCCTCAAGGGCTTCGGCTGTCCCTCCTCGGGGCCTCGCTGCCCAAGGTGCTGGACCGTCTTCGCTCCTCCGGGGTGGAAGGAATCTCCATCCGCATGGAGACCTCCGTCTCCCTGAAAAGCGTAGACTCCTTCCTGGAGGTGGTCCTGGCCCAGAACCAGGCAGTCATCGACCGGGAGGTGAGCCGCGAGGCGGTTTCGCAGGTGCAGGGGCTCTTCCAGTCGGTGCGCCGCCAGCCCATGACGCCGGAACTTCTGGTGCCTCTGGTGGCCACGGGAAAGACCCTGGCCCAGGAAATCCTGAAGAACCCCCAGGTGCTTCTCTCCCTTGCCCGGGTCCACCGATGGGACGAATACACCTTCGTCCATTCCTTCAACGTGGCGGCCCTGGCGGGCTTTCTGGCCCAGCGCCTCCACCCGCAGGAACCGGACTTGGTGGAACAGATCGTCCTGGGGGGACTCCTCCACGACCTGGGGAAAGCCCAGGTCCCCCTGGAGGTGCTGAACAAGCCGGGCCCCTTGGACGACCGGGAGTTCGCCCTGATGAAGCAGCACTCCGCCTGGGGGGAGGAACTGGCCCTCCAGGGAGAGGTGACCTCCGCCCCCATCCGCGCGGTCATCCGATGGCACCACGAACGGTGGACCGGCTGCGGCTACCCCGACGGGCTACGCCGGGAGGAAATCCCCGAGGCGGCTCGGATCACCGCCGTGGCGGACGTGTTCGACGCCCTCACCGCCGAGCGGGCCTACAAACAGTCCCTGCCCTCCCGGGATGCCATGAACCTCATCCTGGGGGACACGGGACAACACTTCGACCCCCGGGCCAGCAGGACCCTCCTCACCAGCTTCGGCCTCTACCCTCCCGGCTCCATCGTGGAGCTTTCGGACCGATCCGTGGGGGTGGTGGTCTCCGCGGGAGGGGAGGACCTGATCCGTCCGGTGGTGCTGATCCAGGTCACCCCGGAGGGAACGGCCCCCGAATCCCCCCTGTTTCGGGATCTTCGGAGGTGCGACCTCCGCATCCGAAACTACCTGGGGTCGGGTGCCCGGAGGGACCTGTAGCTCCCTCGCAGCCCCTGCCCCGAGCCACCAGGGCGGCGGAAAGCCCCGCCCCCACGCCGTTGTCGATGTTCACCACCACGAGCCCGGGGCAGCAGGAGGCCAACATGGCCCGGAGGGCCGTCCGCCCCCCCTCCGCGATCCCGTACCCCACGGAGGTGGGAAGGCCGATCACCAACCCGGGCACCAGCCCCGCCACCACGCTGGGCAGGGCTCCTTCCATCCCCGCAGCCACCACCGCCACGTCCGCCTCCCGCAGGGAGGGCAGCACCTCGAAAAGCCGATGGATCCCCGAAACCCCCACGTCGTAAAACCGGTCCACCCCGCAGCCGGAGAAACCGGCGATCCCCGCCGCCTCCTCCGCTGCGGGGATGTCCGTGGTGCCCGCCGCCACCACCGCCACGCGCCCTCGGGTCTCCGGGGGCACGCAGACCAGGGTCCCCAAACGCGACCGGGGCTCGTAGGACCACTCCGGGATCGTCCCTCCCAGCCGACGGGCCACCTCCCCCTCCAGGCGGCTGAAGGCCACGTTGGCCCGCCGCCTCAAGGCTTCGTCCCGGATCCCCTCCAGGTGCCCGAACTCCTTGCCCGGGGAGTACACCACCTCTCCGATGCCCTTGCGGGAGGGGCGGTCCCAGTCGAACCGCACCTCCCGACCCGCAAGGCCGCGGCACAGGAGACCGTGCCGTTTCCGGGCCGCCTCCACGGTACAGCGTCCCGCCGCCAGGTCCTCGAACAGCTCCTCCAGACCCGCAAGGGCGGTCATGTCGGTGAGGTCCCTACTCCCACTCGATGGTGGAGGGAGGCTTGCCCGTGATGTCCAGGGTCACCCGGTTGATCCCCGGAACCTCGTTGCAGATCCGCCGGGCGGTCCGGTCCAGCAGGTCGTAGGGCAGACGGGCCCAGTCGGCGGTCATGCCGTCCTGGGACTCCACCGCCCGGAGCACCGCCGTCTCCGCGTAGGTCCGCACATCCCCCATGACCCCCACGGAGCGGGTGGGCAGAAGGACGCAGAAGGCCTGCCAGAGCTGGTTGTAGAGCCCCGCCGCGGCGATCTCCTCCCGGAAGATGGCGTCAGCCTCCCGGAGCAGCGCCAGTCGAGGCTCCACCACCTCTCCCAGGCACCGCACCGCCAGCCCCGGACCGGGGAAGGGCTGCCGGGCCACGAAGACCTCCGGGATGCCCAGCAGGCGCCCGATCTGGCGCACCTCGTCCTTGAAGAGGTCCCGAAGGGGCTCCAGGACCTTCATCTTCATGATCTCCGGCAGCCCCCCCACGTTGTGGTGGGACTTGATCACCGAAGCTCCCTTCCCCTGGTGGCCGCTCTCGATGACGTCGGGGTAGAGGGTCCCCTGGAGGAGCCATGCAGCCCCTCCCAGCCCTCCGGCGACGTCCTCGAAGACCTCCACGAAGGTCCAGCCGATGGCCTTGCGCTTGGCCTCCGGGTCCGTGACCCCCGCCAGTGCCCCCAGGAAGCGGCCCCCCGCGTCCACTCGGTGCACCGAGAGATCCAGAACCCGGTAGGTATCCATCACCTGGTCCGCCTCGTCCTTGCGAAGCAGCCCGTTGTCCACGAAGAGGCATTGAAGCTGGTCCCCCAGGGCCCGGGCGGTGAGCACCGCCGCCACCGTGGAGTCCACTCCCCCGGACAGGCCGCAGAGCACCCGCTCCGCCCCCACCTTTTCCCGGATCTCCTCCACGGTGCGGTCGATCCAGTCCTCAAGCCTCCAGGTAGGGTCGCAGCCGCAGATCCGGAAGAGGAAGCGCCGGAGGATCTCCGTCCCCTGTTCCGTGTGGGCCACCTCGGGGTGAAACTGCAGCGCCCCGATGCGACCGTCCCCCATTTCGAAGCCCGCCAGGGCACCCCCTTCGCTGACCGCCACCGCCCGAGCCCCCGGAGGCAACCCGGTGACCTGATCCCAGTGGCTCATCCAGACCTGCAGGGAAGCCGGCAGCCCCTCCAGAAGCGCCGAGGTCTCCGAAGCCCGTTCCACCCGGGCGCGGCCGTACTCCGCCGCCCCCGCCCGTTCCACCCGTCCCCCCAGCTGGTGGGCCAGCATCTGCATGCCGTAGCAGATCCCCAACAGGGGGATCCCGGACCGCAGGAGCCGTTCGTCCAGCCGAGGCGCGTCGGGCTCGATGCAGCTCCGGGGACCTCCGGAGACCACGATCCCCTTGGGATTGCGCCGCAGGACCTCCTCCGCATCGCTGTCCCAGGGAAGGATCTCGCTGTGCACCGACAGCTCCCGGATGCGCCGGGCGATGAGCTGGGTGTACTGGGACCCGCAATCGAGGATGACGATGTTGTCGTGAACCTCCATACCCAAGCGCCTCCCGTATCTGGTGTGGGGCCATGCGGCCCGTTCGAGTATGCCACAACCCCCCGACCCCTCCAAGGGAACCGGGGGAGGATCAAAAAAGCCCCCGCCCGAAGGCGGGGGCTTCCGGTGACGAGGGGAAGGATCTAGTCGTAGTCGCCCATGCCGCCGCCGGGCATTTGGGGCATGTCGCTCTTCTTCTCGGGCTTGTCCGCCACCAGCACATCGGTGGTGAGAAGCATGGCGGCGATGGAACCGGCGTTCTGCACGGCGCTCCGGGTGACCTTCACCGGGTCGATGATCCCGGAGACGATCATGTCCACATACTCGCCGGTGGCCGCGTCGAGCCCCTCCCCCTTCTTCAGGGTGCGGACCTTCTCCACCACCACGTCGCCCTGGAGTCCCGCGTTGCTGGCGATGAGGTGCAGGGGCTCCGTGAGGGCCTTGCGGACGATGCTGGCACCGGTCTTCTCGTCGCCCTCCAGCTTGGCGATGAAGTCGTCCAGAGCGTTGGCGCTGGCCACCAGGGAGACGCCGCCTCCGGGGACGATGCCTTCCTCCACCGCCGCGCGGGTGGCGTTGAGGGCGTCCTCGATGCGGTGCTTCAGTTCCTTCTGCTCCGTCTCCGTAGCGGCACCCACCTGGACGACGGCCACGCCGCCCACCAGCTTGGCCATCCGCTCCTGGAGCTTCTCCTTGTCGTACTCGGAGGTGGAATCCTCCAGCTCCTTGCGGATCTGGGCGGCCCGATCGCGGATCGCCTGGGGATCCCCGGCGCCCTCCACGATGGTGGTCTCTTCCTTGCCCACCCGAACCTTCTTGGCCTTGCCCAGCATGGACAGGTCGGCGTTCTCCAGCTTGATGCCGATCTCCTCGCTGACCACCTTGGCGCCGGTGACCACGGCGATGTCCTGAAGCATGGCCTTGCGGCGGTCGCCGAAGCCCGGGGCCTTCACGGCCACCACCTGCAGGATCCCCCGCAGCTTGTTCACCACCAGGGTGGCCAGGGCCTCGCCCTCCACGTCCTCGGCGATGATCAGGAGGGGCTTTCCGGTCTGGACCACCTTCTCCAGTACCGGGAGCATGTCCTTCACGTTGCTGATCTTGCCGTCGTGGATGAGGATGTTGGCGTCGTCAAGGACGGCCTCCATCCGGTCGGGGTTGGTGATCATGTAGGGGCTCACGTAGCCCTTGTCGAACTGGAGGCCCTCCACCATCTCGAGGGTGGTTCCCACGGTCTGGCTGTCCTCCACGGTGATGACCCCGTCCTCCGTGACCTTGTCCATGGCCTCGGCGATGAGTTCCCCCACCCGCTTGTCGTTGGCGGAGATGGAGGCCACCTGGGCGATCTTGGCGTGCTCCTTCACGGAGATGGCCTGCTTCTTCAGCTCCTCCACCACCACGTCCACGCCCTTCTCGATGCCCCGGCGAAGCTGCATGCCGTTGGCGCCGGCGGCCACGTTCTTGAGGCCTTCCCGGATCATGGCCCGGGCCAGCACGGTGGCGGTGGTGGTGCCGTCGCCCGCCACGTCGTTGGTCTTGGAGGCCACTTCCTTCAGGAGCTGGGCCCCCATGTTCTCAAAGGGATCCTCCAGCTCGATCTCCTTGGCGATGGTGACGCCGTCGTTGGTGATGGTGGGGGAGCCGAACTTCTTCTCCAGCACCACGTTGCGCCCCTTGGGGCCGAGGGTCACGCCCACGGTATCGGCGACCTTGTTGACGCCCTTCTCCAGGGCACGGCGGGCTTCTTCCTTGAACAGCAGCACTTTCGGCATGGTGGTCTTGACCTCCTTAGAATTCCTGTAGGGTTTGCGGGGTCGTCGGGACTACTTCTCGACGACGGCGAGGACGTCCCGCTCGCTGAGGATGAGGTAGTCTTCCCCGTCGAACTTGACTTCCGTCCCGGAATACTTGCTGTAGATGACCCGGTTCCCCACCTTGACCTCCATGGGGAGCTTCTGGCCGTTGTCCAGCACCTTGCCGGTGCCCACCGCCACCACTTCGCCCTCCACGGGCTTTTCCTTCACGGTGTCGGGCAGGACGATGCCTCCCTTGGTCATTTCTTCCTTGTCCACGGCCTTGACGACCAGACGGTCGCCCAGCGGCTTCAGCTGCATGATGCAATCCCTCCTCATA
The sequence above is drawn from the Aminomonas paucivorans DSM 12260 genome and encodes:
- the groL gene encoding chaperonin GroEL (60 kDa chaperone family; promotes refolding of misfolded polypeptides especially under stressful conditions; forms two stacked rings of heptamers to form a barrel-shaped 14mer; ends can be capped by GroES; misfolded proteins enter the barrel where they are refolded when GroES binds); its protein translation is MPKVLLFKEEARRALEKGVNKVADTVGVTLGPKGRNVVLEKKFGSPTITNDGVTIAKEIELEDPFENMGAQLLKEVASKTNDVAGDGTTTATVLARAMIREGLKNVAAGANGMQLRRGIEKGVDVVVEELKKQAISVKEHAKIAQVASISANDKRVGELIAEAMDKVTEDGVITVEDSQTVGTTLEMVEGLQFDKGYVSPYMITNPDRMEAVLDDANILIHDGKISNVKDMLPVLEKVVQTGKPLLIIAEDVEGEALATLVVNKLRGILQVVAVKAPGFGDRRKAMLQDIAVVTGAKVVSEEIGIKLENADLSMLGKAKKVRVGKEETTIVEGAGDPQAIRDRAAQIRKELEDSTSEYDKEKLQERMAKLVGGVAVVQVGAATETEQKELKHRIEDALNATRAAVEEGIVPGGGVSLVASANALDDFIAKLEGDEKTGASIVRKALTEPLHLIASNAGLQGDVVVEKVRTLKKGEGLDAATGEYVDMIVSGIIDPVKVTRSAVQNAGSIAAMLLTTDVLVADKPEKKSDMPQMPGGGMGDYD
- a CDS encoding molybdopterin-guanine dinucleotide biosynthesis protein B: MILLVGVCGYKDSGKTTLCREILERLEARGVRTGYVKRTAEPVLSPVGTDSGGVLGDRGDAVLWGPDGIRYEAGSPEEDPRRWVGRFFADRDLVLLEGGKEIPVPKIWVRAPGHPVPEGIPGVLGVYDRTVPGDGVTLFGPDTLGHLVDRFEGMLPDRENRSCRVFVEGRPLPMKGFVAGFVRGGLLGMLRSLKGVELSQGWVSVGVRAEEDGGSEKTELG
- a CDS encoding HD-GYP domain-containing protein yields the protein MAEQEGSIVRVPLQSLDTYDGVVAEDVTSPEGALLLPQGLRLSLLGASLPKVLDRLRSSGVEGISIRMETSVSLKSVDSFLEVVLAQNQAVIDREVSREAVSQVQGLFQSVRRQPMTPELLVPLVATGKTLAQEILKNPQVLLSLARVHRWDEYTFVHSFNVAALAGFLAQRLHPQEPDLVEQIVLGGLLHDLGKAQVPLEVLNKPGPLDDREFALMKQHSAWGEELALQGEVTSAPIRAVIRWHHERWTGCGYPDGLRREEIPEAARITAVADVFDALTAERAYKQSLPSRDAMNLILGDTGQHFDPRASRTLLTSFGLYPPGSIVELSDRSVGVVVSAGGEDLIRPVVLIQVTPEGTAPESPLFRDLRRCDLRIRNYLGSGARRDL
- a CDS encoding AI-2E family transporter; this encodes MGREARQEVGRRIRNSPVPFVALLLGVLGLTCWMALPLLRPLAWSAVFSYFAYPAYRFLHQRVFGGRWANLAAALTTGIILLFLAIPLGTVAVSLGREAVRLYGVLSEWLPLLDREGVDALLSRVHASGASVLGPLFFRVPELKALLGETGRWVGAGLTALSRGMVANAFHSFFSLVVITISSFFLVRDGRAMVAFVGDLLPLPFHEKKALSLRTQKMLQAVVYGIMFTAAIQATLGGLGWWFVGLPHPVFFGGAMFVTGMIPFVGTPVVWAPGGIVLLMTGHTQEGVLLLLWGGGVVSTVDNFLRPLFISEGSKAHVLLVFVGVLGGLAAWGFLGLFLGPMLLSLSLFLLESYRTILREGERRASSGDGGGT
- the larB gene encoding nickel pincer cofactor biosynthesis protein LarB — encoded protein: MTALAGLEELFEDLAAGRCTVEAARKRHGLLCRGLAGREVRFDWDRPSRKGIGEVVYSPGKEFGHLEGIRDEALRRRANVAFSRLEGEVARRLGGTIPEWSYEPRSRLGTLVCVPPETRGRVAVVAAGTTDIPAAEEAAGIAGFSGCGVDRFYDVGVSGIHRLFEVLPSLREADVAVVAAGMEGALPSVVAGLVPGLVIGLPTSVGYGIAEGGRTALRAMLASCCPGLVVVNIDNGVGAGLSAALVARGRGCEGATGPSGHPTPGSFGCGGRTSEDPETGGIRGPFPPG
- the groES gene encoding co-chaperone GroES, which codes for MQLKPLGDRLVVKAVDKEEMTKGGIVLPDTVKEKPVEGEVVAVGTGKVLDNGQKLPMEVKVGNRVIYSKYSGTEVKFDGEDYLILSERDVLAVVEK
- the guaA gene encoding glutamine-hydrolyzing GMP synthase; translated protein: MEVHDNIVILDCGSQYTQLIARRIRELSVHSEILPWDSDAEEVLRRNPKGIVVSGGPRSCIEPDAPRLDERLLRSGIPLLGICYGMQMLAHQLGGRVERAGAAEYGRARVERASETSALLEGLPASLQVWMSHWDQVTGLPPGARAVAVSEGGALAGFEMGDGRIGALQFHPEVAHTEQGTEILRRFLFRICGCDPTWRLEDWIDRTVEEIREKVGAERVLCGLSGGVDSTVAAVLTARALGDQLQCLFVDNGLLRKDEADQVMDTYRVLDLSVHRVDAGGRFLGALAGVTDPEAKRKAIGWTFVEVFEDVAGGLGGAAWLLQGTLYPDVIESGHQGKGASVIKSHHNVGGLPEIMKMKVLEPLRDLFKDEVRQIGRLLGIPEVFVARQPFPGPGLAVRCLGEVVEPRLALLREADAIFREEIAAAGLYNQLWQAFCVLLPTRSVGVMGDVRTYAETAVLRAVESQDGMTADWARLPYDLLDRTARRICNEVPGINRVTLDITGKPPSTIEWE